The following coding sequences are from one Bombus terrestris chromosome 14, iyBomTerr1.2, whole genome shotgun sequence window:
- the LOC100647566 gene encoding cytochrome P450 9e2, whose protein sequence is MEINWWPIIAAVVAVIAVAYYRITRIYDFFEKRGIPYYSYVPLLGSIWEAILQRISFAETVEKIYQAFPDSKYIGFFDFSSPIVMIRDLELLKSITVKNFDHFPDHRSFDNVDRDPLFGKNLFALRGDRWKEVRNTLSPAFTSSKMKAMFVLMRECAKEYGDYFASLPADQTTLELKDSFTKYTNDVIATCAFGINVNSIKDPKNNFYVYGREATHFGRSQSIKFFIVRSLPWIARALNIRIIKKQIVDFFQDLVATTIKTRDEKGIVRPDMLQLMMETRGKLAPEKQLTIEDMTAQAFVFFFGGFESTSTLMCFAAYEVGVNEEVQRRLQDEIDQVLEDCKGEATYEAINDMKYLDAVILESLRMYPTIVAVDRLCVKPFELPPHLPGKKPYIVQENECIWIPIYGIQRDPQNYPEPNKFNPDRFYSDATQMSNSSSLFTFGLGPRMCIGNRFAILEAKVLLFYIFAKCNLTPCAKTSIPLKLNKKGFAMTSENGFWFNIQPRNIKKGEVEKITVPGTTMFIEKIPDRHPDN, encoded by the coding sequence ATGGAAATAAACTGGTGGCCAATAATCGCGGCGGTGGTCGCCGTAATCGCGGTAGCTTATTACAGAATCACTAGGATCTACGATTTCTTTGAGAAACGCGGGATTCCTTATTACAGTTACGTCCCGCTATTAGGAAGCATTTGGGAGGCCATACTTCAACGAATCTCGTTCGCCGAGACGGTTGAAAAAATATACCAGGCGTTTCCTGATTCGAAGTACATCGGTTTTTTCGACTTCTCCTCACCCATAGTTATGATTCGAGATCTCGAATTGCTCAAGTCGATCACCGTGAAGAACTTCGATCATTTTCCAGATCACAGATCCTTCGATAACGTAGATAGAGATCCCCTGTTTGGTAAGAATTTATTTGCCCTTCGTGGCGATAGATGGAAGGAAGTGCGAAACACGTTGAGTCCAGCCTTCACGTCAAGCAAGATGAAGGCGATGTTCGTACTAATGCGCGAATGCGCTAAGGAATACGGCGATTATTTCGCTTCTTTGCCTGCCGACCAGACTACTTTGGAGTTAAAAGATTCGTTCACCAAATATACCAACGACGTAATCGCTACTTGTGCCTTTGGCATTAACGTGAACTCGATAAAGGACCCGAAGAACAATTTTTACGTGTACGGTAGAGAGGCTACTCATTTTGGAAGATCGCAATCCATCAAGTTTTTCATTGTAAGAAGCTTGCCCTGGATAGCTAGAGCATTAAATATCAGGATAATTAAGAAGCAGATCGTGGATTTTTTCCAAGACTTGGTGGCTACTACGATAAAGACCAGAGACGAGAAAGGTATCGTTCGTCCGGATATGCTTCAGCTGATGATGGAAACGAGAGGGAAATTAGCCCCAGAAAAGCAGCTGACCATCGAAGATATGACTGCCCAGGCGTTCGTCTTCTTCTTTGGTGGATTCGAAAGCACCTCTACTCTGATGTGCTTCGCTGCTTACGAGGTTGGAGTGAACGAGGAAGTTCAGAGGAGATTGCAAGACGAAATCGATCAGGTTTTGGAGGATTGTAAGGGCGAAGCCACGTACGAGGCTATCAACGACATGAAGTATCTGGACGCTGTCATTCTCGAGAGTCTTAGGATGTACCCAACCATCGTGGCTGTCGATAGACTTTGCGTAAAACCGTTCGAATTACCGCCACATTTGCCAGGAAAAAAACCCTACATCGTCCAAGAAAATGAATGCATATGGATACCGATTTATGGAATTCAGCGTGATCCACAGAATTATCCAGAGCCAAACAAATTCAATCCCGATAGATTCTACAGCGATGCGACACAGATGTCCAACTCCAGTTCGCTCTTTACCTTTGGATTGGGACCTAGAATGTGTATCGGTAACAGATTCGCGATATTGGAGGCGAAAGTTTTGTTGTTCTATATTTTTGCCAAGTGTAACCTCACACCGTGCGCCAAGACCTCTATACCGCTGAAATTGAACAAGAAAGGATTTGCTATGACGTCAGAGAATGGATTTTGGTTTAACATTCAACCGAGAAACATAAAGAAAGGCGAGGTCGAGAAAATTACGGTTCCAGGAACGACGATGTTTATCGAGAAGATTCCTGATAGACATCCAGACAATTAA
- the LOC100650309 gene encoding cytochrome P450 9e2, which translates to MEYLSLGLFLIAILIAIYYCATKNHNLFKKHGILHIPPMPLFGNMGSFFAKRSTLQDTILEAYELHPEAKYVGIYESLTPIIVLRDLDLIKSVNMKNFDHFTDHRNFVFKDMDPIFAGMLFSMKGEQWKEQRSILSLAFTTNKVKDMFNLMSECATRYANYLSNLAENEREMEMRDLLTKYTNDVIATCVYGVSVDTIKNPKNVFYTYGKSTTFTSFKKDMAMLAQRNLPWLAKLFQLRFLEKHIAKFFTEQVINTIEERKQNGTYRSDILQLFIDVNDKKVPGKGMSTENMVNHAFSLFFGGTDSVATQTSFLFYLLAENPEILKRLQEEIDETLENNNGQLTYDAIQKMKYLDAMINEAMRLQPITVFLDRLCVKDFELPPALPGEKPFTVKAGMNIWIPVDAIHHDPKHYENPQKFDPDRFLENGKKIINSGAFMPFGLGPRICIGNRFALTEIKVLLCHILAKCNVKIGSKMLLPLQYEEGVITAYAKNGFWLNVEPREHSYCTSQTNGTTKHLSNGNCRN; encoded by the coding sequence ATGGAGTATCTGTCCCTTGGTCTGTTTTTGATAGCGATACTGATCGCTATCTACTACTGTGCCACGAAGAATCATAATTTATTCAAGAAACATGGAATCCTGCACATTCCACCGATGCCACTGTTTGGAAATATGGGATCCTTCTTCGCAAAACGGTCCACCTTGCAAGACACCATTCTGGAAGCTTATGAACTTCATCCTGAAGCGAAATATGTTGGCATATACGAGTCACTCACACCTATCATAGTACTCCGCGATCTCGACTTGATCAAGTCCGTCAACATGAAGAATTTCGATCATTTTACCGACCATCGTAACTTTGTCTTTAAGGACATGGACCCTATATTTGCCGGAATGCTGTTTTCTATGAAAGGCGAGCAATGGAAGGAGCAAAGGAGCATATTGTCACTCGCGTTTACTACCAATAAGGTAAAGGATATGTTTAATCTGATGTCCGAGTGTGCTACCAGATACGCGAACTATTTGTCGAATCTAGCGGAGAATGAGCGTGAAATGGAGATGAGGGATCTGCTGACTAAATATACCAACGACGTAATCGCCACCTGCGTCTACGGTGTATCTGTCGACACCATAAAAAATCCGAAGAACGTATTTTACACGTACGGCAAATCGACCACGTTCACTAGTTTCAAAAAAGATATGGCAATGTTGGCGCAAAGGAACCTACCCTGGCTGGCGAAGCTCTTCCAGCTCAGATTTCTGGAAAAACATATAGCGAAATTTTTTACCGAACAAGTGATCAACACGATCGAGGAAAGGAAACAGAATGGCACTTATCGATCAGATATTCTACAACTATTCATAGATGTAAACGACAAGAAGGTTCCAGGAAAAGGTATGAGCACGGAAAACATGGTTAATCACGCTTTTAGCTTATTCTTTGGTGGAACTGATTCCGTTGCAACGCAGACGAGTTTTTTGTTCTACCTTCTAGCCGAAAATCCAGAGATTTTGAAAAGACTACAGGAGGAAATCGACGAAACGTTGGAAAATAATAACGGACAATTGACTTACGATGCCATACAGAAGATGAAGTACTTGGATGCCATGATCAACGAAGCGATGAGATTGCAACCAATTACCGTATTCTTGGATAGACTATGCGTGAAAGATTTCGAGCTGCCACCAGCCTTACCTGGTGAAAAACCTTTCACCGTAAAAGCAGGAATGAACATCTGGATACCTGTTGACGCGATTCACCACGATCCCAAGCACTACGAAAATCCGCAGAAATTCGATCCGGATAGATTCCTCGAGAATGGAAAGAAGATCATAAATTCGGGGGCGTTTATGCCGTTTGGTCTCGGTCCCAGAATCTGCATCGGCAATCGGTTCGCGTTAACAGAGATAAAGGTATTACTGTGTCACATTCTCGCCAAGTGCAACGTCAAGATTGGATCGAAGATGTTGCTTCCGTTGCAATATGAGGAAGGTGTGATAACCGCCTATGCTAAGAATGGATTTTGGCTGAATGTTGAGCCCAGAGAACATTCTTACTGCACATCTCAAACTAATGGAACGACAAAACATTTGAGCAATGGAAATTGTAGAAATTGA